The following DNA comes from Candidatus Eisenbacteria bacterium.
TGTCCAGGATGAGAAACCGGATCCCTTCGGGCATGTGAGGCTTGGGGGAGTCGGGGCCATAGTTGCGAAACTGATAGAAGACAAAACTGGATTTGAGACGCGCTACAGCATGCTCGGGTACATCCAGAGGGGAGGTACGCCGTCGGCGTTTGACAGAATCCTCGGAACGAGGTTTGGCGTCGCAGCAGTTGACCTCATCATGAAGGGAGAATTCGGAAAGATGGTGAGTCTGCGGGGAAACAAGATTGTATCCGTCCCGCTTATTGAGGCGATAGAGAACCTTAAGACAGTTGACAAAGACCTCTTTGAAATAGCAAAAGTCTTCTTCGGATAGCCGGTTTCACTTCGAAACCGCAATAGCAGGGCCTTGACACTGCTCAAATGTCAGACATACTCCGGGGCAATAACATGGCTCTTACCACAAACAGAGAAATTCTTAACGAGGCACGCAAGCGCGGCTATGCGGTTGGCGCCTTCAATTTCAACAACATGGAATTCCTGCAGGCCATCGTGGAGGCTGGCGAAGAAGAGCGCTCACCTGCCATCCTCGCGGTCTCTGAAGGCGCGGTGAAGTACGCCGGTCTTCCGACGATTGTTGCGTTGGCGAGATCCATTGCCGGGAGCTCAAAGATTCCTTTTTCGCTGCACCTCGACCATGGAAAGGACATGGCACTGATTGAGAAATGCGTCGAGCACGGCTTTACATCGATAATGCTGGATGGTTCCGAACATCCTTTCGATGAGAACGTGTCGCTCACGAAAGAGGCCGTCAAGATAGCAAAAAGCAAGGGCGTGTCGGTTGAAGGCGAGCTCGGAAGGCTGGCGGGAATTGAGGACCTTGTTTCGGTCGAAGAGCGAAACGCGACACTCACTGATCCAGACGAGGCAAGAAGGTTTGTTGATCTCACCGGGATTGATTCGCTCGCAGTCTCTGTCGGTACGTCCCACGGGGCGTACAAATTCAAAGGGGAAGCTGTCCTTGCGCTCGAACGGATAAGGGAGATAAAGGCGAAGGTCTCTGTGCCTCTTGTCCTGCACGGCGCCTCTGGAGTGATGGACGAATTCGTAACAAAGGCGATGTCCTTCGGCGCAACTCTCGGAAAGCCAAAGGGCGTCCCTGACGAGAGCATAAAGATGGCGATAAAGGAAGGAGTCTCGAAGATAAACATTGATACTGATTTGAGGCTCGCGTTTCTGGCGGGACTGAGGGAGACACTGAGTACTAAGCCCGCAGAGTTCGATCCCAGGAAGATCCTCGCCCCGGGCAAGTCTTTAGTGAAACAGGTGGTCAAGTTCAAGATGCGGCTCTTCGGCAGCTCAGGGGCGGCATAGACGATTCTGTTCACCAAGGGGGTATAAAGATGGCGGTCAAGCTTGGAATAAACGGATTCGGAAGGATAGGACGATTGCTTTACAGGGCTGTGCTCAACGACCGGAACATCGATATCGTCGCCGTGAATGATGTGACGGATTCGAAGACCCTGGCACATCTTCTCAAATATGACTCTGTCCATGGCGTCCTGGACCAGAGCGTCTCGGCTGAGGGTGAATTCATCTCGGTCGGCGCAAGGAAGACAAAGGTCCTCAAGGTCAAAGACCCTGCCGAACTTCCGTGGAAAGACCTTGGTGTCGATGTTGTGGTCGAATCCACGGGGCTATTCACTGACAGAGATTCCGCCTCAAAGCATCTGAGTGCCGGGGCGCGAAAAGTCATAATCTCTGCGCCTGGAAAGAATGTTGACCTCACGATTGTCGTCGGCGTCAACGACACACGGTACGACAAGACAAAGCACCATATCGTGTCGGCCGCATCCTGCACGACTAACTGCCTGGCTCCGGTTGCAAAGGTATTGAATGACAACTTCACGATAGTCAGAGGTCTTATGACCACAATCCACGCGTACACAAACGACCAGAGAATACTCGATCTTCCTCACAAGGACCTTCGAAGGGCACGAGCCGCCGCCGTTTCCATGATTCCGACGACAACGGGCGCGGCGAAGGCGATAGGGCTCGTCATACCCGAGCTCAAGGGAAAGCTGGACGGTGTGGCCATACGGGTCCCCGTCGCCGACGGCTCGATTGTGGACCTCCTTGTCGAAGTGAAGAAAGCGACAACTCGCGAGGAAGTAAATGCGGCCCTTTCTAAAGCTGCATCAGGGGAGCTGAAGGGGATACTGAGCTATTGCGAAGATCCGATTGTTTCGACGGACATAATCGGGAACCCGCATTCTTCGATTCTGGATGCGGGCCTAACCATGGTCATGGACGGAACCATGGTCAAGGTATTCTCCTGGTATGACAATGAGTGGGGTTTCTCAGAGCGGCTTGTTGAACTGATCAGGAAGATATGATCAAGAGGCCATTGGTTTGAGCCGGAGGAGACTGGCGTGAAACTTAACAAAATCAGGGTGGGCGACCTGGACATTCGTGGAAAAAGAATATTCACCAGGGTAGATTTCAATGTTCCCCTGGCGAAAACCGGTTCCATTTCGGATGACACGAGGATAGTTGCCTCGCTCCCGACCATCAAGTATATGGCCGGGAAGGGTGGACGAATTGTTCTCACTTCGCATCTCGGGAGGCCCGACGGAAAAAAGGTGCCTGAGATGAGTTTGAAGCCGGTTTCGGAACGGCTTGCCGGCCTCCTCGGCAAGCCTGTTGCGTTCACAGACGACTGCATTTCGGCCGATGCGAAGAAAGCCACGCGCGGCCTCAAGGATGGCGAGGTTCTTCTCCTTGAGAACCTGAGATTCTACAAGGAGGAGGAGAAGAATGACGAGAAGTTCTCAGCCAGTCTCGCCGAGCACGGGGAACTCTATGTGAATGATGCCTTCGGCACTGCCCACAGGGCGCATGCGTCCACGGTCGGAGTGACGCGGTTCATGAAACAGAGCGCTGCCGGCTTCCTGATGGAAAAGGAGATAACAAATCTTGGAAGGCTGCTCGAAAATCCGGAGAGGCCGTTTGCCGGAATAATCGGCGGCGCAAAGGTCAGCGATAAGGTGAAGATGATAAGAAACCTCCTTGGAAGACTGGACATGCTCATTATTGGCGGAGCGATGATGTTCACGTTTCTCAAGGCAAACGGCAAGACAATCGGGAAGTCTTTCTTCGAAGAGAAGAGTCTTGATGTGGCCCTCGAGATTATGAAGGAGGCAAAGAAAGCGGGAACGGATCTTATCATGCCAAGCGACTGTGTGGTGTCAGAGTCGCTCGAGAAAGCCGTCAATGCGCGGGCAGTAAGCTGTGAGGCAATTCCGGACAATGTTTACGGAGTTGACATCGGTCCGGCGTCAAGAGAGGAGTTCTCAAAACGCCTTGGCTTGGCAAAGACGATTTTCTGGAACGGACCTCTCGGGATCTTTGAGATTCCCGAATTCTCTGAGGGCACGCTTTCCACTGCAAAAGCCCTTGGCAAGCTCGGGGAACGGGGCGTCATGACTGTCGTAGGCGGAGGAGATTCTGCAAGCGCGATCTCCAAGGCAGGAGTCAAGGACAAGGTCACCCATGTATCCACAGGTGGGGGAGCGTCACTAGAGTTCCTTGAAGGCAATGAGCTTCCCGGGGTGGCGGCGCTAACCGACAGGAGCGTATAGCTAAGAATTTCATCCGGGGAGAAATAGTGCGAGTTTCGCAGAGAAAGCCCATAGTCGCAGCAAATTGGAAGATGTACAAGACCGGGAAGGAAGCGGCGCAGCTTGCCAGGAGTCTGAAGGAAGGCATAAACCTGTTCCAGGA
Coding sequences within:
- the fba gene encoding class II fructose-1,6-bisphosphate aldolase → MSDILRGNNMALTTNREILNEARKRGYAVGAFNFNNMEFLQAIVEAGEEERSPAILAVSEGAVKYAGLPTIVALARSIAGSSKIPFSLHLDHGKDMALIEKCVEHGFTSIMLDGSEHPFDENVSLTKEAVKIAKSKGVSVEGELGRLAGIEDLVSVEERNATLTDPDEARRFVDLTGIDSLAVSVGTSHGAYKFKGEAVLALERIREIKAKVSVPLVLHGASGVMDEFVTKAMSFGATLGKPKGVPDESIKMAIKEGVSKINIDTDLRLAFLAGLRETLSTKPAEFDPRKILAPGKSLVKQVVKFKMRLFGSSGAA
- the gap gene encoding type I glyceraldehyde-3-phosphate dehydrogenase; amino-acid sequence: MAVKLGINGFGRIGRLLYRAVLNDRNIDIVAVNDVTDSKTLAHLLKYDSVHGVLDQSVSAEGEFISVGARKTKVLKVKDPAELPWKDLGVDVVVESTGLFTDRDSASKHLSAGARKVIISAPGKNVDLTIVVGVNDTRYDKTKHHIVSAASCTTNCLAPVAKVLNDNFTIVRGLMTTIHAYTNDQRILDLPHKDLRRARAAAVSMIPTTTGAAKAIGLVIPELKGKLDGVAIRVPVADGSIVDLLVEVKKATTREEVNAALSKAASGELKGILSYCEDPIVSTDIIGNPHSSILDAGLTMVMDGTMVKVFSWYDNEWGFSERLVELIRKI
- a CDS encoding phosphoglycerate kinase, coding for MKLNKIRVGDLDIRGKRIFTRVDFNVPLAKTGSISDDTRIVASLPTIKYMAGKGGRIVLTSHLGRPDGKKVPEMSLKPVSERLAGLLGKPVAFTDDCISADAKKATRGLKDGEVLLLENLRFYKEEEKNDEKFSASLAEHGELYVNDAFGTAHRAHASTVGVTRFMKQSAAGFLMEKEITNLGRLLENPERPFAGIIGGAKVSDKVKMIRNLLGRLDMLIIGGAMMFTFLKANGKTIGKSFFEEKSLDVALEIMKEAKKAGTDLIMPSDCVVSESLEKAVNARAVSCEAIPDNVYGVDIGPASREEFSKRLGLAKTIFWNGPLGIFEIPEFSEGTLSTAKALGKLGERGVMTVVGGGDSASAISKAGVKDKVTHVSTGGGASLEFLEGNELPGVAALTDRSV